A window from Thunnus albacares chromosome 19, fThuAlb1.1, whole genome shotgun sequence encodes these proteins:
- the LOC122970553 gene encoding zinc fingers and homeoboxes protein 1-like isoform X2 has protein sequence MRVNSGRYTSYDTLLAHNARLHPGEDNFTRTMVKRNNETIFQQTVNDLTFDGSFVKVEDVEAEETSRKGIALSKTPIMRIKSRPEPKKFTALHKTAVDDVIKVESDDEDDENKEPPTLSPAPMTPTAITPRLIPVSAPVQVQAVPQSIVVNSPNVLQIKGGSGGGGAVLPPGTLAQVLSALQNQQNSTQTQTQLLIPISSIPTYNTAMDNNVLLVSAYNRFPYPSVSEIMGLSSQTKFSEEQIKVWFSAQRLKHGVSWTPEEVEEARRKKFNGTVQTVPQTITVIPANLAAATNGLQSIFQTCQIVGQPGLVLTQVAGNGGTVPVASPITLTVAGVPGNQPKAAEPSTSESKTEMSASSASTPLSLDAAATKPKKSKEQLAELKASYGRRQFATEAEISRLMQVTKLSKRAIKKWFSDTRYNQRNSKDHHGVLLSESPSSRAVASGGSRGGRNNSGSFNDSNTSNATATATATTTTTTIVIDSSDDASDCSPTSANTPGSSGSSSDPRVKFRHAFPDFTPQKFKEKTPEQLLILEASFQKSDTPSDEELSRLRAETKLTRREVDAWFTERRKMPCGAQLKDGDVEGDGERAKPAAVPSSSAQERQTTPPVSRKTMKKTPEQLHILKKAFVRTQWPTAEEYDQMAEESGLPRTYIVNWFGDTRYACKNSNLKWYYLYQSGKVDEALNGGAKSQKKSRKRFRGWSRRTRRPYPCKRSPQGGVTTIKVKSGKSFLKDYYLKHRALSEKDLDDLVAKSSMSYEQVRDWFAETARRAEEGKEPFSEEEAEGEEEDEEDEEEEEEEEEEEEEAAAAGAAEHADSEEEMEVKEQGEEASDEDCNEEEVEEEEEEEEEEEEREDAEEEEEEEEEDNETIQEESQGVSQSQPQAEEQT, from the exons ATGCGGGTAAACAGCGGCCGATACACCAG TTATGACACGCTGCTGGCCCACAACGCTCGCCTCCACCCCGGCGAGGACAACTTCACCCGGACGATGGTGAAGCGGAACAACGAGACCATCTTCCAGCAGACGGTCAACGACCTCACCTTCGACGGCAGCTTCGTTAAAGTGGAGGACGTGGAGGCGGAGGAGACGTCCCGTAAAGGCATCGCCCTCAGCAAGACGCCCATCATGAGGATCAAGAGCAGACCGGAACCCAAGAAGTTCACCGCCTTGCACAAGACCGCCGTAGACGACGTCATCAAAGTGGAGAGCGACGACGAGGACGACGAGAACAAGGAGCCGCCCACGCTGTCGCCCGCCCCGATGACCCCCACCGCCATCACCCCCCGGCTCATCCCCGTCTCCGCGCCGGTGCAGGTCCAGGCCGTCCCGCAGAGCATCGTGGTCAACAGCCCCAACGTGCTGCAGATTAAAGGCGGCTCCGGCGGCGGCGGCGCCGTGCTGCCGCCGGGGACGCTGGCTCAGGTTCTGTCCGCCCTGCAGAACCAACAGAACAGCACTCAGACACAGACGCAGCTCCTCATCCCCATCAGCAGCATCCCCACCTACAACACGGCCATGGACAACAACGTCCTGCTGGTCAGCGCCTACAACAG GTTCCCGTATCCCTCGGTGTCGGAGATCATGGGCTTGTCGTCGCAGACAAAGTTCAGCGAGGAGCAGATCAAGGTCTGGTTTTCCGCTCAGAGGCTGAAACACGGAGTCAGCTGGACGCCGGAGGAG gtGGAAGAGGCGAGGAGGAAGAAGTTTAACGGCACGGTGCAGACCGTCCCTCAGACCATCACCGTCATCCCTGCCAACCTCGCCGCAGCTACCAACGGCCTGCAGTCCATCTTCCAGACCTGCCAGATCGTCGGCCAGCCGGGTCTCGTCCTCACGCAGGTGGCCGGTAACGGCGGCACCGTGCCGGTCGCCTCTCCCATCACGCTGACAGTCGCGGGCGTCCCCGGCAACCAGCCTAAAGCCGCCGAACCGTCGACGTCAGAATCAAAGACTGAAATGTCAGCTTCCTCAGCGAGCACGCCGCTCAGTTTGGACGCGGCGGCGACCAAACCGAAGAAGTCCAAGGAGCAGCTGGCGGAGCTGAAGGCGAGCTACGGCAGGAGGCAGTTTGCCACCGAGGCGGAGATTTCACGGCTCATGCAGGTCACCAAACTCTCCAAACGCGCGATAAAGAAGTGGTTCAGTGACACGCGCTACAACCAGAGGAACTCGAAGGACCACCACGGCGTCCTGCTGAGTGAATCCCCGTCCAGCAGAGCGGTGGCGTCCGGAGGAAGCCGAGGAGGAAGGAACAACAGCGGCAGCTTTAACGACAGCAACACCAGCAACGCCACCGCCACCgccaccgccaccaccaccaccaccaccatcgtCATCGATTCCAGCGACGACGCCAGCGACTGCTCCCCAACTTCTGCCAACACCCCGGGGTCATCGGGTTCCTCCAGCGACCCGCGGGTCAAATTCCGCCACGCCTTCCCGGACTTCACGCCGCAGAAGTTCAAGGAAAAGACTCCGGAGCAGCTGCTCATCCTCGAGGCCAGCTTTCAGAAATCAGACACGCCCTCCGACGAGGAGCTGAGCCGGCTGCGAGCGGAGACGAAGCTGACGAGACGCGAGGTGGACGCCTGGTTCACCGAGAGGCGGAAAATGCCCTGCGGCGCGCAGTTGAAAGACGGAGACGTCGAGGGAGACGGCGAGAGGGCGAAACCAGCTGCTGTGCCTTCGTCCTCAGCTCAGGAACGGCAGACCACCCCTCCCGTCAGCAGGAAGACGATGAAGAAAACGCCGGAGCAGCTCCACATTCTGAAGAAGGCCTTCGTCCGCACGCAGTGGCCCACGGCCGAGGAGTACGACCAGATGGCGGAGGAGAGCGGCCTGCCGAGGACGTACATCGTCAACTGGTTTGGAGACACGCGCTACGCCTGCAAGAACAGCAACCTGAAGTGGTACTACCTCTACCAGAGTGGAAAG GTGGACGAGGCGCTCAACGGTGGAGCCAAGAGCCAGAAGAAGTCCAGGAAGCGTTTCCGGGGTTGGTCCAGGAGAACACGCCGGCCGTATCCCTGCAAACGCTCCCCGCAGGGCGGCGTCACCACCATcaag GTGAAGTCCGGGAAGTCGTTTCTGAAGGACTACTACCTCAAACACCGAGCCCTGAGTGAGAAAGATTTGGACGATCTGGTGGCAAAGTCCAGCATGAGCTACGAGCAGGTGAGAGACTGGTTCGCCGAGACCGCCAGGCGGGCGGAGGAGGGCAAGGAGCCCTTCAGTGAGGAGGAAGccgagggagaggaggaggacgaggaggatgaggaggaggaggaggaggaagaagaagaggaggaggaggcggcagcagcaggagcagcagagcaTGCAGACAGTGAAGAGGAGATGGAGGTGAAAGAACAAGGAGAGGAGGCATCAGACGAAGACTGCAAcgaagaggaggtggaggaggaggaagaggaggaggaggaggaggaggagagggaggacgccgaggaggaggaggaggaggaggaggaggacaatgAAACGATCCAGGAAGAATCTCAAGgtgtcagccaatcacagcctcAGGCAGAGGAGCAGACATga
- the LOC122970553 gene encoding zinc fingers and homeoboxes protein 1-like isoform X1, whose product MSSRRKSTTPCMVPPRETVDSDQEMEDVTEAAEPEDSNGVATVSSEACGLSEERGEEADVRQVSDHYMDLNMAEGGYECKYCSFQTSELNLFTMHVDAEHPDVVINTSYVCMECDYHTKSYDTLLAHNARLHPGEDNFTRTMVKRNNETIFQQTVNDLTFDGSFVKVEDVEAEETSRKGIALSKTPIMRIKSRPEPKKFTALHKTAVDDVIKVESDDEDDENKEPPTLSPAPMTPTAITPRLIPVSAPVQVQAVPQSIVVNSPNVLQIKGGSGGGGAVLPPGTLAQVLSALQNQQNSTQTQTQLLIPISSIPTYNTAMDNNVLLVSAYNRFPYPSVSEIMGLSSQTKFSEEQIKVWFSAQRLKHGVSWTPEEVEEARRKKFNGTVQTVPQTITVIPANLAAATNGLQSIFQTCQIVGQPGLVLTQVAGNGGTVPVASPITLTVAGVPGNQPKAAEPSTSESKTEMSASSASTPLSLDAAATKPKKSKEQLAELKASYGRRQFATEAEISRLMQVTKLSKRAIKKWFSDTRYNQRNSKDHHGVLLSESPSSRAVASGGSRGGRNNSGSFNDSNTSNATATATATTTTTTIVIDSSDDASDCSPTSANTPGSSGSSSDPRVKFRHAFPDFTPQKFKEKTPEQLLILEASFQKSDTPSDEELSRLRAETKLTRREVDAWFTERRKMPCGAQLKDGDVEGDGERAKPAAVPSSSAQERQTTPPVSRKTMKKTPEQLHILKKAFVRTQWPTAEEYDQMAEESGLPRTYIVNWFGDTRYACKNSNLKWYYLYQSGKVDEALNGGAKSQKKSRKRFRGWSRRTRRPYPCKRSPQGGVTTIKVKSGKSFLKDYYLKHRALSEKDLDDLVAKSSMSYEQVRDWFAETARRAEEGKEPFSEEEAEGEEEDEEDEEEEEEEEEEEEEAAAAGAAEHADSEEEMEVKEQGEEASDEDCNEEEVEEEEEEEEEEEEREDAEEEEEEEEEDNETIQEESQGVSQSQPQAEEQT is encoded by the exons ATGTCGAGCAGGAGGAAATCCACCACTCCCTGCATGGTTCCTCCTCGAGAAACCGTGGACTCGGATCAGGAGATGGAGGACGTGACGGAGGCGGCCGAGCCGGAGGACAGTAACGGCGTAGCGACCGTCTCCTCGGAGGCTTGCGGTCTGTCGGAGGAGCGCGGCGAGGAGGCGGACGTCCGACAGGTGTCAGACCACTACATGGACTTGAACATGGCGGAGGGAGGCTACGAGTGCAAATACTGCAGCTTCCAGACATCCGAGCTCAACCTGTTCACCATGCACGTGGACGCGGAGCATCCCGACGTCGTCATCAACACCTCCTACGTCTGCATGGAGTGTGACTACCACACCAAGAG TTATGACACGCTGCTGGCCCACAACGCTCGCCTCCACCCCGGCGAGGACAACTTCACCCGGACGATGGTGAAGCGGAACAACGAGACCATCTTCCAGCAGACGGTCAACGACCTCACCTTCGACGGCAGCTTCGTTAAAGTGGAGGACGTGGAGGCGGAGGAGACGTCCCGTAAAGGCATCGCCCTCAGCAAGACGCCCATCATGAGGATCAAGAGCAGACCGGAACCCAAGAAGTTCACCGCCTTGCACAAGACCGCCGTAGACGACGTCATCAAAGTGGAGAGCGACGACGAGGACGACGAGAACAAGGAGCCGCCCACGCTGTCGCCCGCCCCGATGACCCCCACCGCCATCACCCCCCGGCTCATCCCCGTCTCCGCGCCGGTGCAGGTCCAGGCCGTCCCGCAGAGCATCGTGGTCAACAGCCCCAACGTGCTGCAGATTAAAGGCGGCTCCGGCGGCGGCGGCGCCGTGCTGCCGCCGGGGACGCTGGCTCAGGTTCTGTCCGCCCTGCAGAACCAACAGAACAGCACTCAGACACAGACGCAGCTCCTCATCCCCATCAGCAGCATCCCCACCTACAACACGGCCATGGACAACAACGTCCTGCTGGTCAGCGCCTACAACAG GTTCCCGTATCCCTCGGTGTCGGAGATCATGGGCTTGTCGTCGCAGACAAAGTTCAGCGAGGAGCAGATCAAGGTCTGGTTTTCCGCTCAGAGGCTGAAACACGGAGTCAGCTGGACGCCGGAGGAG gtGGAAGAGGCGAGGAGGAAGAAGTTTAACGGCACGGTGCAGACCGTCCCTCAGACCATCACCGTCATCCCTGCCAACCTCGCCGCAGCTACCAACGGCCTGCAGTCCATCTTCCAGACCTGCCAGATCGTCGGCCAGCCGGGTCTCGTCCTCACGCAGGTGGCCGGTAACGGCGGCACCGTGCCGGTCGCCTCTCCCATCACGCTGACAGTCGCGGGCGTCCCCGGCAACCAGCCTAAAGCCGCCGAACCGTCGACGTCAGAATCAAAGACTGAAATGTCAGCTTCCTCAGCGAGCACGCCGCTCAGTTTGGACGCGGCGGCGACCAAACCGAAGAAGTCCAAGGAGCAGCTGGCGGAGCTGAAGGCGAGCTACGGCAGGAGGCAGTTTGCCACCGAGGCGGAGATTTCACGGCTCATGCAGGTCACCAAACTCTCCAAACGCGCGATAAAGAAGTGGTTCAGTGACACGCGCTACAACCAGAGGAACTCGAAGGACCACCACGGCGTCCTGCTGAGTGAATCCCCGTCCAGCAGAGCGGTGGCGTCCGGAGGAAGCCGAGGAGGAAGGAACAACAGCGGCAGCTTTAACGACAGCAACACCAGCAACGCCACCGCCACCgccaccgccaccaccaccaccaccaccatcgtCATCGATTCCAGCGACGACGCCAGCGACTGCTCCCCAACTTCTGCCAACACCCCGGGGTCATCGGGTTCCTCCAGCGACCCGCGGGTCAAATTCCGCCACGCCTTCCCGGACTTCACGCCGCAGAAGTTCAAGGAAAAGACTCCGGAGCAGCTGCTCATCCTCGAGGCCAGCTTTCAGAAATCAGACACGCCCTCCGACGAGGAGCTGAGCCGGCTGCGAGCGGAGACGAAGCTGACGAGACGCGAGGTGGACGCCTGGTTCACCGAGAGGCGGAAAATGCCCTGCGGCGCGCAGTTGAAAGACGGAGACGTCGAGGGAGACGGCGAGAGGGCGAAACCAGCTGCTGTGCCTTCGTCCTCAGCTCAGGAACGGCAGACCACCCCTCCCGTCAGCAGGAAGACGATGAAGAAAACGCCGGAGCAGCTCCACATTCTGAAGAAGGCCTTCGTCCGCACGCAGTGGCCCACGGCCGAGGAGTACGACCAGATGGCGGAGGAGAGCGGCCTGCCGAGGACGTACATCGTCAACTGGTTTGGAGACACGCGCTACGCCTGCAAGAACAGCAACCTGAAGTGGTACTACCTCTACCAGAGTGGAAAG GTGGACGAGGCGCTCAACGGTGGAGCCAAGAGCCAGAAGAAGTCCAGGAAGCGTTTCCGGGGTTGGTCCAGGAGAACACGCCGGCCGTATCCCTGCAAACGCTCCCCGCAGGGCGGCGTCACCACCATcaag GTGAAGTCCGGGAAGTCGTTTCTGAAGGACTACTACCTCAAACACCGAGCCCTGAGTGAGAAAGATTTGGACGATCTGGTGGCAAAGTCCAGCATGAGCTACGAGCAGGTGAGAGACTGGTTCGCCGAGACCGCCAGGCGGGCGGAGGAGGGCAAGGAGCCCTTCAGTGAGGAGGAAGccgagggagaggaggaggacgaggaggatgaggaggaggaggaggaggaagaagaagaggaggaggaggcggcagcagcaggagcagcagagcaTGCAGACAGTGAAGAGGAGATGGAGGTGAAAGAACAAGGAGAGGAGGCATCAGACGAAGACTGCAAcgaagaggaggtggaggaggaggaagaggaggaggaggaggaggaggagagggaggacgccgaggaggaggaggaggaggaggaggaggacaatgAAACGATCCAGGAAGAATCTCAAGgtgtcagccaatcacagcctcAGGCAGAGGAGCAGACATga